The following coding sequences lie in one Onychomys torridus unplaced genomic scaffold, mOncTor1.1, whole genome shotgun sequence genomic window:
- the LOC118575896 gene encoding LOW QUALITY PROTEIN: speckle-type POZ protein-like (The sequence of the model RefSeq protein was modified relative to this genomic sequence to represent the inferred CDS: substituted 1 base at 1 genomic stop codon) codes for MGRGTRTNERLTFKLPGGETAGDRTLGKWVHTQISLQNFSYRWTLSNFHIFVEERQEIIRSPTFSTGANDKWCLTVYPNGVDEVSADYLSVNLVLLSCLKSHVWAKFQFWIISAEGEKKQTMKSPRAIRFMPGHSCGFKKYILRDFLFSNAAGLLIDGKLSLLXSVSIVHESFRISEQNRKPGIQVPRCTLADDLGELWENSLFTDCCLVVAGQEFQAHKAILAARSPVFRAMFQHDMEESRKNHVEIPDLEPQVFKLMMDFIYIGTAPDLDSIAAAVLAAADKYGLERLKIMCEEALFRVLSVENAAHTLFLADLHSSGQLKTQTLDFITAHASEVSETSDWKTVVGSYPHLVVEVYGSMPAHCSFLEHPIKRVK; via the exons ATGGGGAGGGGTACGAGGACGAATGAAA GATTAACCTTCAAACTACCTGGAGGAGAAACGGCAGGAGACAGAACACTAGGGAAATGGGTCCACACTCAAATCAGCCTTCAGAATTTCTCCTACAGGTGGACCCTCAGCAACTTCCATATTTTTGTGGAGGAAAGGCAAGAAATCATTAGAAGTCCAACTTTCTCAACAGGAGCCAATGACAAATGGTGTTTGACAGTATACCCGAATGGAGTGGATGAAGTAAGTGCAGATTATCTGTCAGTTAATCTAGTTTTGCTCAGCTGTCTAAAGAGTCATGTTTGGGCAAAGTTCCAGTTCTGGATCATAAGCGCCgaaggagagaaaaaacaaaccatgaaGAGCCCAAGAGCCATTAGGTTCATGCCAGGCCATAGCTGTGGATTCAAAAAGTACATACTTCGAGATTTCCTCTTTTCCAATGCAGCTGGACTTCTCATAGATGGCAAACTCAGCCTCCTCTGAAGTGTGAGCATTGTGCATGAATCATTCAGAATCTCTGAGCAGAACAGGAAGCCAGGGATTCAAGTTCCAAGATGCACATTGGCAGACGACCTAGGAGAGCTGTGGGAGAATTCCTTATTCACAGACTGCTGCCTGGTGGTAGCTGGCCAAGAATTTCAGGCTCACAAGGCCATCTTAGCAGCTCgctctccagttttcagagccatgtttcaacatgacatggaggagagcaggaagaatCATGTAGAGATCCCTGACCTGGAGCCACAAGTCTTCAAGTTAATGATGGACTTCATTTACATAGGAACAGCACCAGACTTGGACAGCATAGCAGCTgctgtgctggcagctgctgacaaGTATGGCCTAGAGCGTTTGAAGATCATGTGTGAGGAAGCCCTGTTCAGGGTCCTTtctgtggagaatgctgcccacactctcttcctggctgacctccacagctcagggcagctgaaaacccAGACACTGGATTTTATTACAGCTCatgcttctgaggtctctgagacATCTGACTGGAAGACAGTGGTGGGCTCATATCCCCACTTAGTGGTTGAAGTTTATGGTTCCATGCCTGctcactgttctttcctggagCACCCTATTAAACGTGTGAAGTGA